From Nitratidesulfovibrio vulgaris str. Hildenborough, a single genomic window includes:
- a CDS encoding glycosyltransferase, with translation MKLSCVIVSHNMKNYIGRCIDSVRTALADIRSLVGEAEIIVVDRGSTDGTANAARTAYADVTIVDVPFDAGWATAANKGACAATGETLLFVSPEVELLSGGLPRLLEHLETNPACAIAGGAVVSTSGALLHGPARFPGLLGKLAALTGLGSRFPRTMLDWTRYGGRNLDLPLEVDSVSFDYAVVKAAAFCKLGRFDARFHTAFADTDLCRRASRTMLPRPTVAFVPQARARAQDNFVLRDEVQAFDLHGTAVVRGRVRCEMLYVWKNYCILTSLANTTLELVGQACRYAMGLLPVIGCDKTARHSAAVLKETAQAALDTQLGSQYPTTPW, from the coding sequence ATGAAGCTCTCATGCGTCATCGTCTCGCATAACATGAAGAACTACATCGGCCGGTGCATCGATTCCGTCCGTACCGCTCTCGCCGACATCCGCTCCCTCGTGGGCGAGGCCGAGATCATCGTCGTCGACCGCGGGTCGACGGACGGGACAGCCAACGCAGCCCGCACCGCCTACGCCGACGTGACCATCGTCGACGTGCCGTTCGACGCCGGCTGGGCCACCGCCGCCAACAAGGGGGCGTGTGCCGCCACCGGCGAGACCCTGCTCTTCGTCTCGCCCGAGGTCGAACTGCTCTCCGGCGGTCTGCCCCGCCTTCTCGAACATCTCGAGACCAACCCCGCCTGTGCCATCGCAGGGGGTGCGGTTGTCTCCACCTCGGGCGCACTGCTGCACGGCCCGGCGCGCTTCCCCGGCCTGCTGGGCAAGCTTGCGGCCCTCACCGGGCTGGGTTCGCGCTTTCCCCGCACCATGCTCGACTGGACACGCTACGGCGGGCGCAACCTCGACCTGCCGCTTGAAGTGGACAGCGTATCGTTCGACTACGCCGTGGTGAAGGCCGCCGCCTTCTGCAAGCTGGGTCGCTTCGACGCCCGCTTCCATACCGCCTTCGCCGACACCGACCTCTGCCGCCGGGCCAGCCGCACCATGCTGCCCCGCCCCACGGTCGCCTTCGTGCCGCAGGCCCGCGCCCGCGCACAGGACAACTTCGTCCTGCGCGACGAAGTGCAGGCCTTCGACCTGCACGGCACCGCCGTCGTGCGTGGCCGTGTCCGCTGCGAGATGCTGTATGTCTGGAAGAACTACTGCATCCTCACCTCGCTGGCCAACACCACCCTCGAACTCGTGGGACAGGCCTGTCGCTACGCCATGGGGCTGCTGCCCGTCATCGGCTGCGACAAGACCGCGCGACACAGTGCCGCAGTCCTGAAAGAGACGGCGCAGGCGGCACTCGACACGCAACTTGGTTCCCAGTATCCCACCACGCCCTGGTAG
- a CDS encoding ATP-dependent 6-phosphofructokinase, protein MPGTRFEKDGLVIDTTIPHLGPAKIPSPLVYCHHTNDTGVPLYLDSEFIEELAGESTALNFEAAGPRRNLYFDPSKAKCAIVTCGGLCPGINDVIRAIVMEARHAYDVPAVLGIRYGLEGFIPKYRHDVVELTPDVVSDIHQFGGTILGSSRGPQSPEEIVDALERMNISALFMIGGDGTLKAASNIVQEVMRRNLKISVIGVPKTIDNDINFISQSFGFETAVYKATEAIQCAHTEAIGAMNGIGLVKLMGRESGFIAAHATLSLKEVNFVLIPEAPFTLHGEGGLLPTLERRLRARAHAVIVVAEGAGQNLLADTGKKDASGNPILGDIAQLLRAEIKAYCDERGLPHTLKYIDPSYIIRSVPANANDRVYCGFLGQHAVHAAMAGRTGMVVAKLMDRYVHLPLELVTLRRRKLNIRSDYWRAVLESTGQAELAGMVPGLDE, encoded by the coding sequence ATGCCCGGAACGCGTTTCGAGAAGGATGGCCTTGTCATCGACACCACCATCCCTCATCTCGGCCCCGCCAAGATACCCTCCCCTCTGGTCTACTGCCATCACACCAACGACACTGGTGTACCGCTGTACCTCGACTCCGAGTTCATCGAAGAACTGGCCGGTGAGAGCACTGCCCTCAACTTCGAAGCGGCCGGGCCGCGCCGTAATCTCTACTTCGACCCGTCAAAGGCCAAGTGCGCCATCGTCACCTGCGGTGGCCTGTGCCCCGGCATCAACGACGTCATCCGGGCCATCGTCATGGAGGCCCGCCACGCCTACGACGTGCCCGCCGTGCTGGGCATCCGGTACGGGCTTGAAGGTTTCATCCCCAAGTACCGCCATGACGTGGTCGAACTGACGCCCGATGTCGTGTCGGACATCCATCAATTCGGTGGGACCATCCTCGGTTCGTCACGCGGCCCGCAGTCGCCGGAAGAGATCGTCGACGCCCTCGAACGCATGAACATCAGCGCACTCTTCATGATCGGCGGCGACGGAACCCTCAAGGCAGCCTCCAACATCGTGCAGGAGGTGATGCGCCGCAATCTCAAGATTTCGGTCATCGGCGTCCCCAAGACCATCGACAACGACATCAACTTCATCAGCCAGTCGTTCGGCTTCGAAACAGCGGTGTACAAGGCCACCGAAGCCATCCAGTGCGCCCATACCGAGGCCATCGGCGCCATGAACGGCATCGGTCTCGTCAAACTCATGGGGCGCGAGTCGGGCTTCATCGCCGCACACGCCACGCTTTCGCTCAAAGAGGTCAACTTCGTCCTCATCCCCGAAGCCCCCTTCACCCTGCATGGCGAGGGCGGCCTGCTACCGACGCTCGAACGCCGTCTGCGCGCCCGGGCCCACGCCGTCATCGTGGTCGCCGAAGGTGCGGGGCAGAATCTGCTGGCTGACACGGGCAAGAAGGACGCCTCGGGCAACCCCATCCTCGGCGACATAGCCCAGCTGCTGCGCGCCGAAATCAAGGCATACTGCGACGAACGCGGCCTGCCGCACACGCTCAAGTACATCGACCCCAGCTACATCATCCGCTCCGTGCCCGCCAACGCCAACGACCGCGTCTACTGCGGCTTCCTCGGCCAGCATGCGGTACACGCGGCCATGGCCGGACGCACCGGCATGGTCGTGGCGAAGCTCATGGACAGGTACGTGCATCTGCCCCTTGAACTTGTCACGCTGCGCAGGCGCAAGCTCAACATCCGCTCCGACTACTGGCGCGCCGTGCTTGAATCGACCGGACAGGCCGAACTTGCCGGCATGGTGCCCGGTCTCGACGAATAA
- a CDS encoding HDIG domain-containing metalloprotein codes for MITRTEAMEIVMAQNPEQHLVHHALATEAVMRTLAARFGEDAELWGLTGLLHDVDFPATRDLPERHGIEAMTIIGAGLPEEGLAAIRAHNAECNGNAPSTRLDTALRCAETVTGLVSAAALVRPTGMEGMQASSLKKKMKDKAFAASVSRDRIKECANIGLELGDFLGLAIEAMTPAATELGLTRPA; via the coding sequence ATGATAACCAGAACCGAGGCCATGGAAATAGTCATGGCCCAGAACCCGGAACAGCACCTCGTGCACCATGCCCTCGCCACCGAGGCCGTGATGCGCACGCTTGCAGCCCGTTTCGGCGAAGATGCGGAACTCTGGGGACTCACCGGACTTCTGCACGACGTCGACTTTCCCGCCACGCGCGACCTGCCCGAACGCCACGGCATCGAGGCCATGACGATCATCGGCGCGGGTCTGCCCGAAGAGGGACTGGCAGCCATCCGCGCCCATAACGCCGAATGCAACGGCAACGCCCCTTCCACACGGCTGGATACGGCCCTGCGTTGTGCCGAGACCGTGACCGGCCTCGTCAGCGCTGCGGCACTCGTGCGCCCCACCGGCATGGAAGGCATGCAGGCATCAAGTCTCAAGAAGAAGATGAAGGACAAGGCATTCGCCGCCAGCGTCAGCCGCGACCGCATCAAGGAATGTGCGAACATCGGCCTCGAACTCGGCGACTTCCTCGGGCTGGCCATCGAAGCCATGACCCCTGCGGCCACCGAACTGGGGCTCACGCGCCCCGCCTAA